The Mixophyes fleayi isolate aMixFle1 chromosome 1, aMixFle1.hap1, whole genome shotgun sequence genome includes a region encoding these proteins:
- the B3GNT3 gene encoding N-acetyllactosaminide beta-1,3-N-acetylglucosaminyltransferase 3 yields MRRSSLKVESILLLCVGFAGILFIMLGSENEPLAMDKKEQERALASRLTIAPNVVKKLEWVSRCQENPTVKSIDGFLMLPAHIQDFLRYRHCRSFPQILNAPIKCGSVAASKGIFLILAIKSSPGNYERRSIIRQTWGEQTSYEGARVKRIFLSGTVMNTREDKHLRQLLRIESQTYRDILQWDFHDTFFNLTLKQFLFHQWLKDYCPGAQFIFNGDDDVFVNTFNVVTYLRGLGKHGADTHLFVGQLIANVGPIRESGSKYYIPVQVTASKSYPMYCGGGGILMSRYTAHVIYNKSQDIQLFPIDDVYLGMCLEKAGLVPASHMGMRTVGVHVPSAKLDSFNPCYYRELLMVHRFVPYQMLVMWKAVQDPDLDCGQKLSVNIGL; encoded by the coding sequence ATGAGGCGATCCTCTCTCAAGGTAGAGAGCATACTCCTTCTCTGCGTGGGTTTTGCTGGTATTCTGTTTATTATGCTGGGAAGTGAAAATGAACCACTAGCTATGGACAAAAAGGAACAAGAGCGTGCTCTAGCGTCCCGCCTTACTATTGCCCCTAATGTGGTAAAAAAACTTGAGTGGGTGTCCAGATGTCAGGAGAACCCAACAGTGAAAAGCATTGATGGGTTTCTTATGCTACCAGCACACATTCAAGATTTCTTAAGGTATAGACATTGTAGAAGCTTTCCACAGATCCTTAACGCACCAATAAAGTGTGGAAGTGTAGCAGCATCTAAAGGGATTTTCCTGATTCTTGCAATAAAGTCTTCTCCAGGGAATTATGAAAGGAGAAGCATCATTCGTCAAACATGGGGGGAGCAAACCAGCTATGAAGGTGCCCGTGTCAAACGTATTTTCCTTTCTGGAACTGTCATGAACACACGGGAGGACAAACATTTGAGGCAGCTTCTAAGAATTGAGAGTCAAACATATCGGGATATTCTGCAGTGGGACTTTCATGACACCTTTTTCAACCTCACTCTAAAACAGTTCCTTTTCCATCAGTGGCTAAAGGATTACTGCCCAGGAGCGCAGTTCATTTTTAATGGAGATGATGATGTATTTGTCAACACTTTCAATGTAGTCACTTACCTACGTGGACTTGGAAAGCATGGAGCAGACACTCACCTCTTTGTAGGGCAGTTAATAGCCAATGTTGGACCTATTCGTGAATCTGGAAGCAAATATTATATCCCTGTGCAGGTTACTGCATCCAAATCATACCCAATGTACTGTGGAGGTGGAGGAATACTCATGTCTCGATATACCGCCCATGTCATATACAATAAATCTCAGGATATACAGTTGTTCCCTATTGATGATGTTTACTTAGGCATGTGTTTGGAAAAGGCTGGCCTGGTCCCAGCCTCTCACATGGGCATGAGGACAGTAGGGGTGCATGTGCCTTCTGCCAAATTGGACTCCTTCAATCCTTGCTATTATAGAGAACTTTTAATGGTACATCGTTTTGTACCTTATCAGATGCTGGTCATGTGGAAGGCTGTTCAAGACCCTGACCTTGACTGTGGCCAAAAACTGTCTGTAAATATTGGCCTGTAA